From Carettochelys insculpta isolate YL-2023 chromosome 3, ASM3395843v1, whole genome shotgun sequence, a single genomic window includes:
- the LOC142010704 gene encoding putative uncharacterized protein C6orf183, producing MDEFYKISSTERVEQLEKELAVRMAELKTEIEDNGVLQGIPNRSHSSVPIPKDMNYFRKAREVVLNKILQVAEAKPLVVQADVVQRELEICLRREETAESLPLLLHQYLQYLPLSHRMEVVTEKHAKRAHDNEDKFRSAIVSESLSSNIHISFCHSISGRKGPHSKAAVFTLPQHTTETEKLKPQLRHLLSHFGVCYDTESLKNSANEMELFALVIQKFRSIFSKRQTMRTFPVYEAGVPESENWGILSPSMALKKRANWIPFIQLMPIALLQDHGYTPSVD from the exons ATGGATGAGTTTTACAAGATCTCCTCCACTGAGAGAGTTGAGCAATTGGAAAAAGAACTCGCTGTTCGGATGGCAGAGCTGAAGACAGAAATAGAAGACAATGGGGTACTTCAGGGGATACCAAATAGATCTCACAG CTCTGTTCCGATACCGAAGGACATGAATTATTTCAGAAAAGCAAGGGAGGTGGTACTGAATAAAATTTTACAG GTCGCCGAGGCAAAACCTCTTGTTGTTCAGGCTGATGTCGTGCAGAGGGAGCTAGAGATCTGTCTAAGAAGAGAGGAAACAGCAGAAAGCTTACCTCTGTTACTGCACCAG TACCTCCAGTATTTGCCTCTCTCTCACAGAATGGAGGTGGTTACTGAGAAACATGCCAAGCGGGCCCATGATAATGAGGACAAGTTCAGAAGTGCTATTGTGTCTGAATCCTTATCTTCTAATATTCACATCTCATTTTGCCACAgcatttcaggaagaaagg GACCGCACAGCAAGGCTGCTGTATTCACACTACCCCAACACACAACAGAAACTGAAAAATTGAAACCTCAGCTCCGACATCTGCTTTCTCACTTTGGTGTCTGCTATGATACGGAGAGTCTCAAGAACTCTGCAAATGAGATGGAGCTTTTTGCCCTG GTCATCCAGAAATTTCGAAGCATCTTCAGCAAACGGCAGACAATGAGAACATTTCCAGTGTATGAAGCAGGAGTGCCTGAGTCAGAAAACTGGGGTATTTTATCACCTAGCATGGCTTTGAAAAAGAGAGCCAACTGGATTCCTTTTATACAG TTGATGCCAATAGCATTACTTCAGGATCACGGTTACACACcgtctgttgactga